Proteins encoded together in one Natranaerovirga hydrolytica window:
- the mobP3 gene encoding MobP3 family relaxase, which produces MARIILKCPYLKGGKEKAAHLNNLVKYIATRDGVEKMESSHNLWHSTKKQKDLIAEILREFPDAKDLFEYEDYCENPNRGNASEFITIALEQNLDKIGDGERYLNYIANRPRVEKLDSHGLFTSGDEPLILSQVADEVAGHTGNVWTPIISLRREDAARLGYDNATAWKALLSEKAIEIAENLKIHPDHLKWYAAFHNESHHPHIHMICYSTDPREGYLTKRGIKKMKSSLANDIFCQELIPLYKEKTQQRDNLKEQAAQSMQKLIGQMKSGVLQSDRMEQLITHLAQRLQNTAGKKQYGYLKADLKNIVDEIVDELAKDNRVAEAYRLWWEVRGRIESIYTETPSELPPLSRCNDFKSIRNMVIQEALLIGNMTFEEPVSMETVLPEPENDLEISVFDTEDETSPEFEDGGDEEQFSKHKRFTDQKSSNSWWTDDYKEAKQYLYGDEDAGVLQNFEKARELFLAEAQRDNPLALYDLGRMAADGLGGEADAKEAYQWYEKALTVFHAAEDEKPWKYTEYRIGKMYAAGLGTDKDYLQAADWFTLSADENYKYAQYSLGGLYYHGKGVEQDHETAFALYTQSGNQSFPYASFELGKMLRDGIGCETDQQESDRRFKEAFLGFVSLEKKSHDDKLQYRLGCMLLNGIGTEKDEIRAKEYFRQAASVGNPFACYQLAKLILAGENVPPQEVEKALGYLNKAVETENPYAAYFLGKLYENGQYLPQNTAEAVRLYTLSAEQDNDFAAYRLGKLYLGGEGVLKDVESAIRWLTFAADRKNQFAEYALGNLYLKGEDMPQDIPKALEYLKRSAVQGNQFAQYRLGKLYLMSEDVKKDTQTALQFLIDAAEQNNQYAQYTLGKLYLMGKDVTRDKDTAVRWLTLSAAQGNLYAQFFLDHMDYFREPSALLAGTRLLHHMSRIFSDNTPPLKTSGQRTDRKLLRKLREKKRAQGHARDDYEQNMSL; this is translated from the coding sequence ATGGCTCGCATTATTCTCAAGTGTCCCTACCTAAAAGGTGGAAAAGAAAAAGCAGCTCATTTAAATAATCTCGTCAAATATATTGCTACCCGTGACGGTGTGGAAAAAATGGAAAGCAGTCATAATCTCTGGCACTCTACTAAAAAGCAAAAGGATTTGATTGCAGAAATACTCCGAGAGTTTCCTGATGCAAAGGATTTATTTGAATATGAGGATTACTGTGAAAATCCAAACCGGGGAAATGCTTCTGAATTTATTACCATCGCATTGGAGCAGAACCTTGATAAAATCGGTGATGGAGAAAGATATCTAAACTACATTGCAAACCGTCCTCGTGTGGAAAAGCTTGATAGCCATGGTTTGTTTACCTCAGGTGATGAGCCGCTGATTTTATCACAGGTGGCTGATGAAGTGGCTGGCCACACCGGAAATGTGTGGACACCGATTATTTCCCTGCGCCGTGAGGATGCTGCCCGGCTGGGCTATGATAATGCAACTGCATGGAAGGCTTTGCTTTCTGAAAAGGCTATAGAGATAGCGGAGAATCTGAAAATCCATCCTGACCATCTGAAATGGTATGCCGCCTTTCATAACGAATCTCACCATCCGCACATTCACATGATTTGCTACAGTACCGACCCAAGAGAGGGCTACCTCACCAAGCGGGGCATCAAAAAGATGAAGTCCTCTCTGGCAAATGATATTTTTTGTCAAGAGCTCATTCCGCTCTATAAAGAAAAGACCCAGCAGAGAGATAACCTAAAAGAACAGGCTGCCCAATCCATGCAGAAACTAATTGGTCAAATGAAAAGTGGTGTTCTGCAAAGCGACCGCATGGAGCAGCTCATCACACACCTTGCCCAGCGTCTGCAAAACACCGCAGGTAAAAAACAGTACGGTTATCTTAAGGCAGACCTGAAAAATATCGTGGATGAAATTGTAGATGAGCTTGCCAAAGATAACCGTGTGGCAGAAGCCTACCGTCTATGGTGGGAAGTTAGGGGCAGGATTGAATCCATCTACACCGAAACGCCATCTGAGCTGCCACCTCTTTCCCGCTGCAATGATTTTAAATCCATCCGCAACATGGTTATTCAGGAGGCTTTGCTGATTGGAAACATGACCTTTGAGGAACCAGTATCGATGGAAACAGTGCTGCCGGAACCGGAGAACGATTTGGAGATATCCGTCTTTGATACGGAGGATGAAACATCTCCGGAGTTTGAAGACGGTGGTGATGAAGAGCAATTCTCAAAGCATAAACGGTTTACCGATCAAAAGTCCTCTAACTCATGGTGGACGGATGATTACAAAGAAGCAAAGCAATATTTGTACGGTGATGAAGATGCCGGAGTCCTGCAGAACTTTGAAAAAGCCCGTGAGCTTTTTCTTGCGGAAGCACAAAGGGATAATCCCCTCGCCCTGTATGATCTTGGACGAATGGCTGCCGATGGTCTTGGCGGTGAAGCAGATGCTAAGGAAGCCTATCAATGGTATGAAAAGGCTCTTACTGTTTTTCATGCAGCAGAGGACGAGAAACCTTGGAAATATACCGAATACCGTATTGGTAAAATGTATGCCGCAGGGCTTGGCACAGACAAAGATTATTTGCAGGCAGCAGACTGGTTCACCCTGTCCGCAGATGAGAATTATAAGTATGCACAGTATTCCCTTGGCGGTCTTTACTACCATGGCAAGGGGGTGGAGCAGGATCATGAAACAGCCTTTGCTCTTTATACCCAATCAGGAAATCAGAGCTTTCCCTATGCCAGCTTTGAGCTTGGGAAAATGCTGCGGGATGGTATTGGTTGTGAAACTGATCAGCAAGAATCTGACCGCCGCTTCAAGGAAGCCTTTCTCGGCTTTGTGTCCTTAGAGAAAAAGAGTCATGATGATAAGCTCCAGTACCGTTTGGGCTGTATGCTTCTAAATGGCATTGGTACAGAAAAGGATGAAATCAGAGCAAAGGAATATTTTAGACAGGCGGCATCCGTAGGAAATCCCTTTGCCTGCTACCAGCTTGCAAAACTCATCCTTGCAGGTGAAAATGTTCCGCCCCAGGAAGTAGAAAAAGCCCTCGGTTATCTTAATAAAGCAGTGGAGACTGAGAATCCCTATGCTGCATATTTTCTCGGAAAGCTCTATGAAAATGGCCAGTACCTTCCACAGAATACTGCTGAGGCGGTGCGGCTCTATACCTTGTCGGCAGAACAGGACAATGACTTCGCCGCATATCGGCTCGGCAAGCTGTACCTCGGCGGTGAAGGGGTACTGAAGGATGTGGAGTCTGCCATCCGATGGCTGACTTTTGCCGCAGACAGAAAAAATCAGTTTGCTGAATATGCCCTGGGCAATCTTTACCTCAAAGGAGAAGATATGCCGCAAGATATCCCAAAGGCTCTGGAATATTTAAAACGGTCTGCAGTTCAGGGCAACCAGTTTGCACAATACCGGCTGGGCAAGCTTTATCTCATGAGTGAAGATGTGAAAAAGGATACACAGACAGCCTTGCAATTTCTGATAGATGCCGCCGAACAAAACAATCAATATGCACAATATACCCTTGGCAAGCTCTATCTAATGGGGAAAGATGTGACGAGGGATAAGGATACTGCTGTCCGCTGGCTTACTCTCTCAGCAGCACAAGGCAATCTATATGCCCAATTTTTCCTTGACCATATGGATTATTTCAGAGAACCCTCTGCTCTGCTGGCGGGAACAAGGCTTTTACATCATATGAGCCGTATTTTTTCAGATAATACACCACCGCTCAAAACTTCCGGGCAGCGAACGGACCGTAAGCTCCTTCGCAAGCTCCGTGAGAAAAAGAGAGCCCAGGGTCATGCCAGAGATGACTATGAACAAAATATGTCGCTATAA
- a CDS encoding DUF3991 and toprim domain-containing protein, which translates to MGVYVHFTDEQKQRANNVDLVAFLEMKGENLMRAGREKRLASDRSITIRGNEWYDHSAEKGGYAIDFVKQFYGLSFPEAVTILLGGEQGEVYRPATQKKQETKKPFALPNPNSDMRRVYAYLIKTRHIDRGVINYFAKAKLLYESCEKSKDGTKEYHNAVFVGLDENGVPRHAHKRGLYTQGVGFKGNVDGCDPRYSYHWVGESDRLYVFEAPIDLLSYITLHPQNWQQHSYVALCGVGSQAMMWMLEQCPQCCQVSLCLDNDEAGHQASERLKQQLMEKGYTSERLMSQGKDWNDDLAAGLQQRQSGFEMRMA; encoded by the coding sequence ATGGGTGTCTATGTACATTTTACAGATGAACAGAAACAGCGTGCCAACAATGTTGACCTTGTCGCTTTCTTGGAAATGAAGGGTGAAAACCTGATGAGAGCCGGCAGAGAAAAGCGTCTTGCCTCCGACCGCAGTATCACCATTCGGGGAAATGAGTGGTACGACCATTCAGCAGAAAAAGGCGGGTATGCCATAGACTTTGTGAAGCAGTTTTACGGTCTTTCCTTTCCCGAAGCGGTGACTATACTATTGGGCGGTGAACAGGGTGAAGTGTATCGCCCTGCCACGCAGAAGAAGCAAGAGACGAAAAAACCCTTTGCCCTTCCGAACCCGAACAGCGATATGCGCCGGGTCTATGCTTATCTAATAAAAACCCGTCACATTGACCGTGGGGTAATCAATTACTTTGCCAAGGCAAAGCTATTGTACGAGAGCTGTGAAAAATCCAAGGACGGTACGAAGGAATATCACAATGCAGTCTTTGTGGGACTTGATGAAAATGGTGTTCCCCGCCACGCTCATAAGCGAGGACTCTATACTCAGGGGGTGGGCTTTAAGGGAAATGTAGATGGCTGTGATCCTCGGTACAGTTATCACTGGGTTGGAGAAAGTGATAGGCTATATGTTTTTGAAGCGCCCATTGATTTACTTTCCTATATTACTCTGCATCCTCAGAACTGGCAGCAACACAGCTATGTGGCTCTCTGCGGTGTAGGCAGTCAGGCAATGATGTGGATGCTGGAGCAATGCCCGCAGTGTTGTCAGGTCTCGCTCTGCCTGGATAACGATGAAGCCGGACATCAAGCAAGCGAAAGGCTGAAACAACAGCTCATGGAAAAGGGCTATACTTCTGAACGGCTTATGTCTCAGGGAAAGGACTGGAATGATGATTTAGCCGCTGGGCTGCAACAGAGGCAGAGTGGATTTGAAATGAGGATGGCATAG
- a CDS encoding VirD4-like conjugal transfer protein, CD1115 family, translated as MTTQIYTLIAAAAVMFSVIGGLSLLAHYYTLNGIKSRTVGDGQHGTARFSTKQEIKTTYKHIPFRPNLWRQGQNLPSADEQGIILGSTGTKNKVTALVDTDDIHCLMIGASGVGKTAFFLYPNLEYACASGMSFLTTDTKGDLYRNYGAIARDHYGYHVAVIDLRNPTRSDGNNMLHLVNTYMDQYLADENNLVAKAKAEKYAKIISKTIINASSENYGQNQFFYDAAEGLLSSVILLIAEYLPPTEKDGKKIDCRHIISVFKLVQDLLAPSKVKGKSQFQLLMDKLPSDHKARWFAGAALNSAEQAMASVLSTVLSRLNSFLDSEMEQILCFETAIDAEKFCKEKSALFIVLPEEDLTKYFMVSLMIQQLYREILAVADENGGKLKNRVMFYCDELGTLPTIESLELIFSASRSRRLSMVPIIQSFGQLEKNYGKEGSEIIVDNCQDIIFGGFAPNSQTAEVLSKALGSRTVLSGSVSRGKNDPSQSLQMMERPLMTADELKSIPKGNFVVMKTGTHPMRTKLRLFLDWGISFGEPYTVEEKAHRKVVYADKQTLEENIVRKHTACLMVDEETGEVLEPSTGTGTLHTPMSDHNEKNMRRRPTLKT; from the coding sequence ATGACAACACAAATTTATACCTTAATTGCAGCGGCGGCCGTGATGTTTTCAGTCATTGGCGGCCTTTCTCTTTTAGCTCACTATTATACCTTAAACGGTATCAAATCCCGCACGGTAGGTGATGGACAGCATGGTACTGCACGCTTTTCCACAAAGCAGGAAATCAAAACCACCTATAAGCATATCCCATTCCGACCGAATCTGTGGAGGCAGGGGCAGAATCTCCCCTCTGCAGATGAACAAGGAATTATCCTTGGCAGCACAGGGACAAAGAACAAGGTAACAGCTTTGGTAGACACTGACGATATCCACTGTTTGATGATTGGCGCATCCGGGGTGGGTAAAACAGCATTCTTTCTGTACCCAAATTTGGAATATGCCTGTGCCTCCGGGATGAGCTTTCTGACCACTGATACCAAGGGTGATCTCTACCGAAACTATGGAGCCATTGCCCGTGACCATTACGGTTACCATGTTGCGGTGATTGACCTGAGAAATCCCACCCGTTCCGACGGCAACAATATGCTCCATCTGGTGAACACCTATATGGATCAGTACCTTGCCGATGAAAACAATCTTGTGGCAAAGGCAAAGGCTGAGAAATATGCCAAGATTATCTCCAAGACCATCATCAATGCTAGCAGTGAGAACTATGGACAAAACCAATTTTTCTATGATGCCGCTGAAGGACTGCTCTCTTCGGTAATTCTGTTGATTGCCGAATATCTTCCTCCCACTGAAAAGGATGGGAAAAAGATAGATTGCCGTCATATCATCAGTGTATTCAAATTGGTGCAGGACTTGCTGGCACCCAGCAAGGTCAAGGGGAAAAGTCAGTTCCAGCTATTAATGGACAAACTGCCATCGGATCATAAGGCCCGCTGGTTCGCAGGTGCCGCCCTCAACTCTGCGGAGCAAGCCATGGCATCGGTGCTGTCCACCGTGCTATCAAGGCTCAATTCTTTTCTTGACAGCGAAATGGAACAGATTCTCTGTTTTGAAACCGCCATTGATGCGGAGAAGTTTTGCAAGGAAAAATCAGCACTGTTCATTGTCCTGCCCGAAGAAGATCTGACCAAATATTTCATGGTTAGTTTGATGATTCAGCAGCTTTACAGGGAGATACTTGCGGTTGCCGATGAAAACGGCGGTAAGCTGAAAAACCGGGTGATGTTTTACTGTGATGAGTTGGGAACACTGCCGACCATTGAATCCTTAGAGTTGATTTTTTCAGCTTCTCGCTCTCGCCGTCTTTCTATGGTGCCCATCATACAATCCTTCGGTCAGCTTGAAAAGAATTACGGCAAAGAGGGCTCAGAAATCATCGTAGACAACTGTCAGGACATCATCTTTGGAGGCTTTGCTCCTAATAGTCAGACCGCAGAGGTGCTCTCTAAAGCATTAGGCAGCCGTACCGTCCTAAGCGGTAGCGTGAGCCGTGGGAAGAACGATCCCAGCCAGTCCTTGCAGATGATGGAGCGTCCTCTTATGACAGCAGATGAGTTGAAATCCATTCCCAAAGGCAATTTTGTTGTGATGAAAACCGGCACCCATCCCATGCGAACAAAATTGCGTCTGTTTCTTGATTGGGGTATTAGCTTTGGAGAGCCTTACACCGTAGAGGAAAAAGCACACCGAAAAGTGGTCTATGCCGACAAGCAGACCTTGGAGGAAAATATCGTCCGCAAGCACACTGCCTGCCTTATGGTGGATGAGGAAACTGGAGAAGTATTGGAGCCGTCCACCGGCACAGGAACGCTCCATACCCCGATGTCTGACCATAACGAAAAAAATATGCGCCGCCGACCTACACTAAAAACCTAA
- a CDS encoding helix-turn-helix domain-containing protein produces the protein MSYFQHLYSAAPDELPHRARTVYMYLRDRTGHGQDCWPAIKTIASDLQVSRSTVKRALNDLVKAGLIEKEARYRENGSNTSNRFILKK, from the coding sequence ATGAGCTATTTTCAACATCTTTATTCTGCCGCCCCCGATGAGCTTCCCCATAGAGCAAGGACGGTCTATATGTATCTTCGTGACCGTACAGGACACGGACAGGACTGCTGGCCTGCGATAAAAACCATTGCCTCCGACTTGCAGGTATCCCGCAGTACCGTCAAGCGTGCACTCAATGATTTGGTCAAGGCGGGACTGATTGAAAAAGAAGCCCGATACCGGGAAAATGGCAGCAATACCTCTAACCGCTTTATTTTGAAAAAATAG
- the nudC gene encoding NAD(+) diphosphatase, giving the protein MIQDIFPHQFDNSYRNIEPDEKSYLVFVHEQTVLLKNREQEITLPQFERVHNCGLETNYLFSISGHRFFLVDGRSREDDSSVLRTLLEDGYQFHNVSILREHSPKWMYFAIVTAYQLGNWYHNNRYCGKCGGFLEKSPYERILFCKDCNHIIYPKIQPVVIVGVTHHDRILLTKYVGAQHSKRYALIAGFAEIGETIEETVQREVMEEVGVRVKNIRYYKSQPWALSDTLLFGFFCELDGSEEITMDKNELSVAEWVRRDDILSEQDDISLTSEMIDRFKKERK; this is encoded by the coding sequence ATGATTCAGGATATTTTTCCTCATCAATTTGACAACAGTTATAGAAATATAGAACCAGACGAAAAATCGTATCTTGTGTTTGTGCATGAACAAACGGTGTTGCTGAAAAATAGAGAGCAGGAAATAACTCTTCCACAATTTGAACGAGTTCATAATTGTGGATTAGAAACAAACTATTTGTTTTCCATCAGCGGACACAGATTTTTTTTGGTGGACGGGCGAAGCCGAGAGGATGATTCTTCTGTCCTAAGAACGCTGCTCGAAGATGGATATCAATTTCATAATGTTTCCATCCTTCGGGAACACAGTCCTAAGTGGATGTATTTTGCCATAGTAACAGCATATCAGCTTGGGAACTGGTATCACAACAACCGTTATTGCGGGAAATGCGGTGGGTTTTTGGAGAAAAGCCCGTATGAACGCATCCTTTTCTGTAAGGACTGCAATCATATTATTTATCCTAAAATACAGCCTGTTGTCATTGTAGGTGTTACCCATCATGACCGGATTCTTTTAACGAAATACGTAGGCGCACAGCACAGTAAAAGGTATGCACTTATCGCAGGCTTTGCTGAAATCGGTGAAACCATCGAGGAAACTGTGCAGCGTGAAGTCATGGAGGAAGTCGGCGTCAGGGTAAAAAATATACGGTATTATAAAAGTCAGCCATGGGCACTTTCTGATACACTACTATTCGGATTCTTCTGTGAGCTTGACGGTTCCGAAGAAATCACAATGGATAAAAACGAGCTGTCTGTCGCAGAGTGGGTTAGACGTGATGATATCTTATCGGAACAGGACGACATAAGTCTTACCAGTGAAATGATAGATAGATTCAAAAAGGAGAGAAAATAA
- a CDS encoding putative quinol monooxygenase has product MIRIIVKQFVKPDLIDRYIEIMKEMVAKTRELDEGCIEYGLFQDSKDPQIITLIEGWESQHALDKHMDSTHFKEIIPPLSTFFEKPEEVNIYRPVGEKRK; this is encoded by the coding sequence ATGATTAGAATCATAGTAAAGCAATTTGTTAAACCTGACCTGATTGACCGTTATATTGAGATAATGAAAGAAATGGTCGCTAAAACGAGGGAATTGGATGAGGGTTGTATTGAATATGGTCTTTTCCAAGATTCAAAGGACCCTCAAATCATTACACTTATTGAGGGATGGGAGAGTCAGCATGCACTTGATAAACATATGGATTCCACTCATTTCAAGGAAATTATACCGCCTCTTAGCACTTTCTTTGAAAAGCCTGAAGAGGTCAATATTTATAGGCCAGTAGGTGAAAAACGGAAATAA
- a CDS encoding DapH/DapD/GlmU-related protein yields the protein MNLNEFLYHLNQGLTVTGGSEAHLFMIELTNEAMRLTSELNNTYHTPEEIRILMEKITGKPVDESFAMFPPFYTDCGKNITIGKNVFINAGCKFQDQGGITIGDGSLIGHNAVLATLNHDMAPEKRSDLHPAPIVIGKNVWIGANVTILPGVTIGDGAIVAAGAVVTKDVATNAIVGGVPAKLIKKINNLKE from the coding sequence ATGAATTTAAACGAATTTTTATACCATCTAAATCAGGGATTGACAGTTACTGGAGGGTCGGAAGCGCACCTATTTATGATTGAGCTCACTAATGAAGCCATGCGCCTCACTTCGGAGTTAAACAACACTTACCATACACCAGAAGAAATTCGTATTCTGATGGAAAAGATTACAGGCAAACCAGTAGATGAATCCTTTGCCATGTTTCCACCCTTCTATACAGACTGTGGTAAAAATATCACCATCGGTAAAAATGTGTTTATCAACGCAGGGTGTAAGTTTCAGGATCAAGGTGGCATAACTATTGGGGACGGTTCTTTAATCGGTCACAATGCAGTTCTGGCTACCCTTAATCACGATATGGCTCCAGAAAAACGAAGTGACCTGCACCCTGCCCCTATTGTAATTGGTAAGAATGTGTGGATTGGAGCCAATGTAACCATACTCCCCGGCGTAACTATTGGGGATGGAGCCATCGTTGCTGCAGGAGCAGTGGTGACAAAGGATGTTGCAACAAATGCCATTGTAGGTGGTGTTCCAGCTAAATTAATAAAAAAAATTAATAA